The Culex quinquefasciatus strain JHB chromosome 2, VPISU_Cqui_1.0_pri_paternal, whole genome shotgun sequence genome contains the following window.
CACTGCGAGCATGGTCGTTCCGTTCCGTTCCCTCTCACGAGACGATGCTTGTGTAGCACAGTGGTTAAATTAGCGAGAATTGCGGAAAATTGGTACAaattacacaactcgacatttttaaagttgatgACTGAACTAAGCTGAACTCTCTCCAATCGACAAAATATGATTTAAGGCAGGgatgcccaaccttttggccctgtgggccagatctgatttttctgatgcagtggcgggccggaactaatgtcggtaaaagtaaacatttttttcataaagttaattttaataagttgtttcaagtaaacaaataaataaagtaGTGTTGCAAATAAAGTTCATATATCCtgatttaaagaatgaaaaacaaactttcaatcatgtgattatttattttatttttatttgttttgttcaaaatcgtattgaaattgttttgtcgattgaaattaaatacgctgatattattgacaaaaaaatttaatttcgtCGTTTTCAAGTTTGTAAAATCAacgaagaaaataaaattaattgaatcGAAATTTGGAGTCAAATCTTCTTTACGAAAAAACAATTAATGCGTTGTTGTGcagttttattcaaatattttacaaaacattttaaaatgatttttatggcatgaaatttaaaacattgtaGAATAATTTATTTCTGGTAGGTTTTTATTCGTCTCTCTCAAAACTTCTcattatttattattgaaatttataaaaaatatatcggACATCATtacgtattttgattttttttagtatttaaaaaaaaattagcagcgatctttattttcgacatgattgatttgatgtttaaaagctTTTTGTCCAGCAAAACTTTCgcattgaaaagttgttctcaAAAAAACGTTATATTtgcttatgaaaaattaaaaaaaatgaattaaaagtgaaaacagccaaaactttaaaaaaattaaatttagtgtctttcagtctttttgcacatttttctacataaataattgattctgaaaaatgataggaattaaattcaaacaaaattaatttttaaatgtgaaaaaaaataatttaataaatacaaacaaaacaatgaataagccaaattttatgtaaaaagcaaaaatacatcaaataaatgttttgttatatctgaaaatttaatctcaagattattttttttaattttgacactcaatttatttattgagtatttcatgaacagcctttaGGGCCATTCAtagaattattttcaaaatgccaTCGCGGGCCAGATGAAATGGCCttacgggccggatccggcccgcgggccggacgttgggcaggcctgatttAAGGGAACTCTTTGCgaataaatacaattttcaattccGGGAATAAATGATATGGTATGATGGTATGTATTATGAGGAAGTGGAAGGAAATTCAGTAATATCGTTTCAGCGTGAGCTCAGGAGCTCAAATCTATCGTACCTTTACGAAAATGAAACGTTAAGTgatatcaacttcaaaaatgtcgagttgtaaataaaaaaaaatacattcagaACCACCTGGTGCAATCCTGGAGGGTAATTATTTAAAGAACATTTTCGatattacagtatgtaaaaaaagaatttacaccccttgggcactatgcacattttgtgatgtgaaacatgtaaaaaatttaaagtttgacagaaacctagtactacgttttgttcagaaactcatgcaaaacattttgctacaaaatgcacatgaaaagttgatttctataaaaagttatgtaacaaatactattacagaaatcaagaaaaggtacaaaaaaagtttgtaaaatagtagtttatgcaacaagttgcaaaaagaggattttttcagcacgagtcgtacatttatccaacgaggttcactgagTTGAATaattacgaagagtgctgaaaaaatcaagttttgcaacgagttccatacaacattttttgcaattccgaaaaacacacactgagtgaaattttaagtcaaattttcatgtgttatgtcaataaatcgtttaaatcaaaaaaatgttgaaaagtgttgctattcgattctgttatttttggtacagaaaagtaggctatttcgtcattCATGAATgataggaaaagtaagtagtttcacgacggaattgcaaaaaaaaatattaaaattatttgtaaaaatatccagtctcccaactccaaataggcatccttgactgtttgaaaaaataatttggattgaatataaagtttactaactacttagtataaaagtttatataactctgtaaattcgatataaaacttatctaaacttaattgtGCAAACTatcaatttaattaaatgtcaatatactaccataaaattgctaaacaaatattttggagtgagtataacaccgtttgggggtctttgtatcgctagaatagatttttcgttggaatttcgtaccaaccctgAATTACGTCGCAAatatgtaaatactttttttacatactgtaatgcTTTTTTAACTACTCTGCAAATTTAAGAATTCGCAATATGTGTATTTTTGATAAGTGAAAAAAACAATGAACTGAAAATTTAgtatttcatcaaaataaaaaaaggcatTACAATCAGAATTTAACAGCCCCTCGGTGTGTGTGTAGAACACTTCGGCTGTGCTTCGTTCCAAGtccaaattaaatttgattattttaccGTGAAAAACTCACCGGCTGTGGTCAAGCCTTACACCATCCAACGACCGGGAGCGGCAGCTGGGGTCCCAACGTGTTCGTAGATGGAGGATCGcaaattttgaggatttttcgAGGTATTTACGTCTGTGACCAGCGATAAAATTTGGAGCTAGCAAACGCCGTCTTGAACAAAGCCTTGTTGAAACAAACAAACAGTCATTGAACGTCTCTGTAGTAGTCAAGTCGTCGTCAGTAAAATTATAGCTTGCTATAATCTTCTTGCGCATGAGGCTTCTCGCGCCGAATCTCCGGGCGTATTTACTTTTTGGATTTATCGTCGTAACACCAATTATCGCACACTTCTAGCTGTCCCATGCCATGTCCGACGATGAAGGAGATCATCGCTACTGTTACGTTTGCGGTAACCGAGAAGTAAATGCCGAAAGGCTGATCGAGTGCGTCGTCTGCAAGCGGTTTGTACACTTCAAGTGCAAAAGAATTTTCGGCTTTTCCATCAACACTGTGAAGGCGAAGCCTTATCTGTGTTCGAGTGAGTGTAAAAACATGCAGTCAGCAGGCGGCAACGAGGAGGTCCTAAAGGAGATTAGAGCACTTACGGAATCGGTTCAAGCATCGATCAAGGAGACTGCATACGTACGGGGTGCCCTCGTCCAGATGCAGGAGCAGATGAAGGTCATTGCTGATACCAACAAGAGCATCGAGGAGTCGCAGAATTTCATATCGAAGGAATTTGAAGTTCTGAAGGCTAATCTGGAAGCCTACAAACAGGAGGTGCACGAACTCAAGCAAGGGAACTCAAAGGTTCAAGAGTGCGTCAGCGATCTGTACGCAAAGAATCATGAACTGTCTACACGAGTGGATCAACTGGAACTCGAATTGGATCGCGTAAACCGGGCACGTCTGACGAAGAATGTTGTAATTATGGGTCTCCCAACCTGCGAAAACGAGAACACGCTGGCATTGGTGCGTACTATGTGTGGCGCTTTGGGGTTCGTGTGTGGGGAGAAGGATGTTCTGCAGGCTCGGCGTCTTGTATCTAAAAAGGAAGCCAAAGGTCACCCACCAATTCTGGCCACATTCAACACGGAAAACGACAAGGAGAAGCTGTTCGAGAAAAAGCGGAACCATGGAGTACTCTTGGCGTCAGCAGTCGCGAACGTGTTTGCCGGCTCAACCTCCAGAGTAACAATCCGGGACGAGATGACAGCATTTGGTAGGCAGTTGCTGCAAGAAGTCAAGGAAATGCAGTCTTTCTGGACCTGAAATATGTTTGGCCAGGACGTGATGGGAAGGTTCTAATTCGCCGACAAGAAGGATCCAAAGTGGAGCAAGTATCCTGCAAAAGTCAACTTCAACTTCTGTCGAAGACAACCAATAAGCGCGCGGCTGACGGAAGTCCATTATCGTCGTCTTTCCAAGAACCCTCGTCGAAGAAAACGAACTGCAACTGATGGAAACTTTATTGTAAACtgatttgtaaataattttcttttttcaatgtattttacacACAACAATATATCTTATGATTCTTTaactgatttaaataaaaatatttgcaaaactaGTTGTTGGCACCGCCGATCGGTGACACCGCTAAACGCACTCCGACGAACCCTACGGAATAGTGACGACAGGTGACGACGTACGCGGCTGTCATCTATGACACTGACGGCCAGCAGCGGAAGCAGTTtcaaacacacgcacacacgattATTCTACAAAAATCATTCGTCAGCTAAAGCTGCTGCTACacttaaaattaacttttctacATCCCTTGAGCCGATTGCACCTAGATTTATCTCTCGTGATAATTTAGCTTCGAATACGTGAGTTTAAGGCATAATTATATTTGAACATGAAATTTATTATTGTAATCGATACAGGTTGTACGAGATTAGTAGGAGTTTAAGATTTGTTCGATCGATACGGTTTAGAAGAAAAACCAATTGATGTGAGTAACAACCCTGGAAACGAATTCCTCAAATAATTAATCCAAAATACATTGCAGTTTTGAGCTGCGCGAAACCAGCTACAAAAGTTTTTCACATCGATCGctacaaatttctcaaaaatcaaTTGAGATGAGCGCACCCGGAAAACATAACCTCACCGGTTACGAGTGTGCTCTGTGCGAAGAACCCCCCAACGAGGAAAACCAGATGGTATTCTGCGAGAAATGCCAGGGCTTCTTCCATCTCCAATGCGCCGGGGTCACCGAAGCCGACAAGGACCTGTCCTTCACTTGCAAGAAGTGCACTAGCCTGGGTGATACGGTTGACCAAACCGGCGACGAAAATGAAGGAGAAACCGTCGTGGACGGCTCCAAGAAAGACAAAACCCTGCCAGGCAAGCCCAACCCATCCGTCATCAATAAGCTAGATGGGTCAACAGAGCAGGAGGACGCGGAGCTGCAGCATCGGCTCGAAATGCAGCAACTCCAGGAAGCTTTTCAAAATCAACTCCGTCGAGAACAGGAGAAACGATTGATGATTCTTCATCTGGAGCGGCAGATGCTGGAGCAAAAGGCGGCGCTGGATGCCGAGTTGAACCAGCGGAAAAATGAACTCTACGAGGAATTCCGACACGTAGTTAACGGATCGCAACAAGATGACGGTGCTGTAGGTGGAGAAATTGTGCCTTTCAACGACTATCGTGGAGCGTTCCCGAAGTACTCAACCCCTATCAAACATCCCGATGTGAGAACTGGCAAGACGGAAGAGAACTCGTTTCCCAGACCGCCGGTGCCGAATCCATTCCCGTGGCCAGCACCGGCTCCGAATCCAGCACCGGCCCCGAACCCAGCGCCGGCTCAGAATCCAGCGCCGGCCCCGAATCCAGCGCCGGCCCCGAACCCAGCACCGGCTCCGAATCCAGCGCCGGCCCCGAATCCAGCACCGGCCCCGAACCCAACACCGGCTCCGAATCCAGCGCCGGCCCCGAATCCAGCACCGGCCCCGAACCCAGCACCGGCTCCAAATCCAGCGCCGGCCCCGAACCCAGCGCCGGCCCCGAATCCAGCGCCGGCTCCGAACCCAGCGCCGGCCCCGAACCCAGCGCCGGCTCCGAATCCAGCGCCGGCCCCGAACCCAGCGCCGGCTCCAAACCCAGCGCCGGCCCCGAATCCAGCGCCGGCACCAAACCCAGCGCCGGCCCCGAATCCAGCGCCGGCTCCAAACCCAGCGCCGGCCCCGAACCCAGCGCC
Protein-coding sequences here:
- the LOC6049066 gene encoding guanine nucleotide-binding protein G(s) subunit alpha isoforms XLas, which encodes MSAPGKHNLTGYECALCEEPPNEENQMVFCEKCQGFFHLQCAGVTEADKDLSFTCKKCTSLGDTVDQTGDENEGETVVDGSKKDKTLPGKPNPSVINKLDGSTEQEDAELQHRLEMQQLQEAFQNQLRREQEKRLMILHLERQMLEQKAALDAELNQRKNELYEEFRHVVNGSQQDDGATAGAESIPVASTGSESSTGPEPSAGSESSAGPESSAGPEPSTGSESSAGPESSTGPEPNTGSESSAGPESSTGPEPSTGSKSSAGPEPSAGPESSAGSEPSAGPEPSAGSESSAGPEPSAGSKPSAGPESSAGTKPSAGPESSAGSKPSAGPEPSAGSESSAGPESARSRPADTGRHPKFTW